Proteins from one Phycisphaerales bacterium genomic window:
- a CDS encoding DEAD/DEAH box helicase family protein — MMELRPYQSEAVEAVYHHLRTREDNPCVVIPTAGGKTPVMATICRDAVSLWNGRVLILAHVKELLEQALDKLRTIAPDLPVGLYSASLKRRELNCAVTIAGIQSIYQRACDLGPVNLIIVDEAHMIPAEGDGMYRTFIADARVVNPEVRVIGLTATPFRLKTGMISGPDNILNHICYEVGVRELIVQGYLCPLRTKAGVARADMSGLH; from the coding sequence GTGATGGAACTGCGGCCGTATCAGAGCGAGGCCGTCGAGGCGGTGTATCACCACCTGCGCACCCGCGAAGACAACCCCTGCGTCGTGATCCCGACCGCTGGCGGCAAGACGCCCGTGATGGCGACGATCTGTCGCGACGCCGTGAGCCTGTGGAACGGACGAGTGCTGATCCTGGCGCATGTCAAGGAACTCCTTGAGCAGGCGCTCGACAAACTCCGCACCATCGCACCCGATCTGCCCGTCGGCTTGTACTCCGCCTCTCTGAAGCGCCGCGAACTGAATTGCGCCGTCACCATCGCCGGGATTCAGAGCATCTATCAACGGGCCTGCGATCTCGGCCCCGTCAATCTCATCATCGTGGACGAAGCCCACATGATCCCGGCCGAAGGCGACGGGATGTATCGCACCTTCATCGCCGACGCCAGAGTCGTCAATCCCGAGGTGCGCGTCATCGGCCTGACGGCCACGCCGTTCCGCCTCAAAACGGGCATGATCTCCGGGCCGGACAACATCCTCAACCACATCTGCTACGAAGTCGGCGTGCGCGAACTGATCGTGCAGGGCTACCTCTGCCCGCTGCGCACCAAGGCCGGCGTCGCGCGGGCCGACATGAGCGGATTGCAC
- a CDS encoding ATP-binding protein → MTMLQAIQKGRNQLPRRVLLYGVHGVGKSTFGAMAEKPIFIQTEEGINDLEIDRFPLATHYADVLASLSALYSEPHEYRTVVIDSLDWLERLIFGEVCAQRGVESIEDIGYAKGYVFALSQWREVLAGLDALRSQHGMQVILIAHAQIEKFNNPETDAYDRYVPRLQKQASALVQEWCDEVLFATYRVLTKTTSEGFDRKRTQGIGTGERIIRTAERPAHVAKNRLNLPEEFPLDYRLYAAFVRGENPLASTEPTTTSEQGN, encoded by the coding sequence ATGACCATGCTCCAGGCGATCCAGAAGGGCCGAAACCAACTGCCGCGCCGTGTGCTGCTCTACGGAGTGCACGGCGTGGGCAAGAGCACGTTCGGCGCCATGGCGGAGAAGCCCATCTTCATCCAGACTGAAGAAGGCATCAACGACCTCGAAATCGATCGATTCCCGCTGGCGACACACTACGCCGATGTGCTCGCATCCCTGTCGGCGCTCTACTCCGAGCCGCACGAGTATCGCACGGTCGTGATCGATTCCCTCGACTGGCTCGAGCGGCTCATCTTCGGCGAGGTCTGCGCCCAGCGCGGCGTCGAGTCGATCGAAGACATCGGATATGCGAAGGGCTACGTCTTCGCCCTGAGCCAGTGGCGCGAAGTGCTCGCCGGGCTCGATGCACTGCGATCCCAGCACGGCATGCAGGTCATCCTGATCGCGCACGCCCAGATCGAAAAGTTCAATAATCCCGAGACGGACGCCTACGACCGCTACGTGCCTCGCCTCCAGAAGCAGGCGTCGGCGCTGGTGCAGGAGTGGTGCGATGAAGTCCTCTTCGCGACCTACCGCGTCCTGACCAAGACGACGAGCGAGGGCTTCGACCGCAAGCGCACCCAGGGCATCGGCACCGGCGAACGGATCATCCGCACCGCGGAGCGGCCGGCACACGTCGCGAAAAACCGTCTGAACCTTCCCGAGGAGTTCCCGCTCGACTACCGGCTCTACGCCGCGTTCGTGCGTGGCGAGAACCCGCTCGCTTCCACTGAACCCACCACTACCTCTGAACAAGGAAACTGA
- a CDS encoding ImmA/IrrE family metallo-endopeptidase codes for MSRRFTPSRERVPYLTDRAIEDDAQALLEEWWDQNNEVVVPVPLDDLVELHLGLTYEIEDLRGRFGQLDVLGAIWFNENIIRVDSSLDPSVHPPMLGRFNFTLAHEIAHWRLHRRHLLEDPNEAGLFEPNGRPAFVCRSSLKPREEWQADHFAGCLMMPRKQLRLAWENWRGTDQPVQIGEVTGRSSGGRPQPEIEQSAIEQFCRPLAEQFAVSGQAMRIRLEGLGLLVERIEPGLFQQD; via the coding sequence ATGAGTCGTCGCTTCACACCGAGCCGAGAGCGAGTCCCGTACCTCACCGATCGCGCGATCGAGGATGATGCCCAGGCTCTTCTTGAAGAGTGGTGGGACCAGAACAATGAGGTCGTGGTCCCTGTTCCGCTTGATGATCTTGTCGAGTTGCACCTCGGTCTGACCTACGAGATCGAGGATCTCCGAGGCCGCTTCGGACAACTGGATGTGCTCGGCGCCATCTGGTTCAATGAAAACATCATTCGCGTCGATTCGTCTCTTGATCCGAGCGTACATCCACCCATGCTCGGCCGCTTCAACTTCACGTTGGCTCACGAGATTGCGCACTGGCGACTGCATCGCAGGCACCTGCTTGAGGACCCCAACGAGGCTGGACTATTCGAACCGAATGGCAGGCCTGCATTCGTGTGCCGATCAAGCCTCAAGCCCCGTGAAGAGTGGCAGGCGGATCATTTTGCAGGGTGCCTGATGATGCCGCGAAAGCAGCTGCGGCTCGCATGGGAAAATTGGCGAGGCACCGATCAGCCGGTACAGATCGGCGAAGTCACCGGTCGATCCTCTGGCGGAAGACCTCAGCCAGAAATCGAACAGAGTGCGATAGAGCAGTTCTGTCGTCCGCTCGCCGAGCAATTCGCGGTGTCGGGACAGGCGATGCGCATCAGGCTGGAGGGACTCGGGCTGCTTGTTGAGCGGATTGAACCAGGCCTGTTTCAGCAGGACTGA
- a CDS encoding ATP-binding protein, with product MIPVAIDDITADHIRALVTNGVREGRTIEYKRSLPGATDSEKKEFLADVSSFANASGGDLVYGMDATEGVPTGAIGLQGATLDQEMLRIEGMIRDAIAPRILGLRMKPIAGLDSGPALLLRIPRSWSGPHMVTFKGSSRFFTRSGAGKVQMDVDELRSAFALAGDLPHRIRMWRDDRLSRILANETPIPLHDPSLLVLHLVPVQSLNSAPTLAVLDLVAKSGQLGPIGVGGGNRRINLDGLAMCAESHDRRLRFAGYAQTFRSGCIESVFSGLAQSEEKGRPPSIPIQECEKWTLEAVARYVRTLNELSIGFPMVVMLSMMGVKGAVFAIGRGIDAHAQPIDRDPLLLPEIVIEEAPRDLPRLMRPMFDAAWNAGGLYHSFNYDGKDNWKAGSLSGVPMEVVK from the coding sequence GTGATTCCTGTTGCCATCGATGACATCACTGCGGATCACATCCGGGCGCTCGTCACCAACGGAGTGCGCGAAGGCCGGACGATTGAGTACAAACGGTCGCTTCCGGGTGCAACCGACAGCGAGAAGAAGGAATTCCTGGCGGACGTCTCCTCCTTTGCCAACGCCAGCGGCGGCGACCTCGTGTATGGGATGGATGCAACGGAAGGCGTGCCAACGGGCGCCATCGGTCTTCAAGGCGCAACCCTGGATCAGGAAATGCTCCGCATTGAGGGCATGATTCGGGACGCGATCGCGCCGCGCATCCTGGGACTCCGGATGAAGCCGATTGCCGGACTCGACAGCGGACCGGCACTGCTGCTACGGATTCCGCGCAGCTGGTCTGGGCCGCATATGGTGACCTTCAAGGGGTCATCACGATTCTTCACCCGCAGCGGTGCAGGCAAAGTCCAAATGGATGTAGACGAGCTGCGCTCGGCCTTTGCGCTTGCAGGTGATCTGCCGCATCGCATCAGGATGTGGCGAGACGACCGATTGAGTCGGATCCTCGCAAACGAGACACCGATTCCACTGCATGATCCTTCGCTCTTGGTTTTGCATCTGGTTCCGGTCCAATCGTTGAATTCGGCTCCCACTCTGGCTGTTCTCGATCTTGTGGCAAAGTCGGGCCAACTTGGCCCGATTGGCGTGGGCGGCGGGAACAGACGCATCAATCTGGATGGGCTGGCGATGTGCGCCGAGAGTCATGATCGCCGCCTGCGGTTTGCCGGCTACGCCCAAACCTTCAGGTCGGGCTGCATCGAATCAGTATTCAGTGGACTCGCCCAAAGCGAAGAGAAGGGTCGCCCGCCATCCATACCCATTCAGGAATGCGAGAAGTGGACTCTCGAGGCTGTCGCGCGCTATGTCCGAACCCTCAACGAACTCTCGATCGGCTTCCCGATGGTCGTCATGCTCTCAATGATGGGAGTCAAAGGCGCCGTATTCGCGATTGGGCGGGGCATAGACGCGCATGCACAGCCGATCGATCGCGACCCGCTCTTGCTGCCGGAGATCGTCATTGAAGAAGCGCCAAGAGACCTTCCCCGACTGATGCGTCCAATGTTCGACGCTGCCTGGAATGCGGGAGGACTCTATCACTCGTTCAACTACGACGGAAAGGACAATTGGAAGGCCGGTTCGCTCTCGGGAGTCCCGATGGAGGTGGTCAAGTGA
- a CDS encoding type I restriction endonuclease subunit R → MPADHRERAFETVIEDHLLGHGYHKGDARDHDAVTAPEGFDRESALFPGVFVEFVRASQPETWKTLEKLHAVNTAEVVVNELIKNLDSRGCLDVVRHGFKCYGKQIEAAFFRPSHGLNPDTQRLYGTNRLTVTRQVHFCPDSEQSIDLMIAINGLPIVTAELKNPMSGQTVEDAKRQYMNDRDPRELVFQFKKRSLVHFAVDPDLVFMTTQLKGRETAFLPFNRGDGNGAGNPDNPAGHKTSYLWEEVWQRDSMLDIVARFLHLQTEERRIGGRRIRKERMIFPRYHQLDAVRRMEVHARAKGAGHNYLVQHSAGSGKSNSIGWLAQRLASLHNERDEKVFHSVVVITDRVVLDQQLQETIYQFEHKHGVVQKIDENSTQLAEALKTGVPIIITTLQKFPFVTDKIGDLPERRYAVIVDEAHSSQAGETAAELRGVLAGARIREQARQEAAEQELPDHEEEIIKAMKKRGRQPNLSFFGFTATPKYKTLEMFGQPGPDGKPEPFHLYSMRQAIEEGFILDVLQNYTTYKAYFRLIKSVEDDPHVEKRKAARALARFMTLHPHNIEQKTEVMVEHFWQVTRHKIGGKAKAMVVTASRMAAVRYKQAFDRYIREKGYPIKTLVAFSGTVVDDLESGTTYTEGGMNTGISGKELPEKFATEEYQLLLVAEKFQTGFDQPLLHTMYVDKKLEGVHAVQTLSRLNRTHPGKEDTFVLDFVNDRDEILKAFQPYYEATSVGEQADPQQLYALQAELAAFGVFTADEVEAFCRVFFKPKANQSASDHAQMNAILDPAVSRFKGLRDELRPALPEAEWKQAKEEAQETFRAKLYAFRSLYAFLSQVIPYQDSDLEKLYAYARFLIAKLPRRGTGPRYHFEDEVALKFYRLQKISEGAIPLQPGAGGEIKGPTALGTGLPRDEEIELSSLIELLNERFGTDFKPADQLFLDSVREDALADETLRQAARANTLDNFKYVFSKALEGLFIDRMEQNEEIFARFMGDKDFQRLVEEHLRRQVYERVRADDDQPGRLEVGASP, encoded by the coding sequence ATGCCGGCGGATCACAGAGAACGTGCATTTGAGACAGTCATCGAGGATCATCTCCTCGGTCACGGGTACCACAAGGGCGACGCCCGCGACCACGATGCTGTAACGGCCCCCGAGGGATTCGACCGGGAATCGGCACTTTTCCCCGGGGTGTTCGTCGAGTTTGTAAGAGCGTCCCAGCCGGAAACCTGGAAAACGCTGGAGAAGCTGCACGCGGTGAACACGGCTGAGGTCGTGGTCAATGAACTCATCAAGAACCTCGACTCCCGAGGGTGCCTGGACGTGGTGCGGCACGGCTTCAAGTGCTACGGCAAGCAGATCGAGGCCGCGTTTTTCAGACCGTCGCACGGGCTAAACCCGGACACGCAGCGGTTGTACGGCACCAACCGACTCACCGTGACCCGACAGGTGCACTTCTGCCCTGACAGCGAGCAGTCCATCGACCTGATGATCGCAATCAACGGGTTGCCGATCGTCACGGCGGAGTTGAAGAATCCAATGTCCGGGCAGACGGTTGAGGATGCCAAGCGGCAGTACATGAACGACCGCGACCCGCGGGAGCTGGTGTTCCAGTTCAAGAAGCGGTCGCTCGTGCACTTCGCCGTCGATCCTGACCTGGTGTTCATGACCACGCAACTCAAGGGCCGAGAGACGGCGTTCCTGCCTTTCAATCGGGGGGATGGGAACGGCGCTGGCAACCCGGACAATCCCGCTGGGCACAAGACGTCGTATCTGTGGGAGGAAGTGTGGCAACGGGACTCGATGCTGGACATCGTGGCGCGATTTCTGCACCTCCAGACGGAAGAGCGGCGCATCGGGGGCCGACGCATCCGCAAGGAGCGGATGATCTTCCCGCGGTATCACCAACTGGACGCGGTGCGGCGGATGGAGGTGCACGCCCGCGCCAAGGGCGCCGGTCACAATTACCTGGTCCAGCACTCAGCGGGGAGTGGAAAGAGCAATTCGATCGGCTGGCTTGCGCAGCGCCTCGCCAGCCTGCACAATGAACGGGATGAGAAAGTCTTCCACTCCGTAGTCGTCATTACCGATCGCGTTGTGCTCGACCAGCAGTTGCAGGAGACGATCTATCAGTTCGAGCACAAGCATGGCGTTGTCCAGAAGATCGACGAGAACTCGACGCAGTTGGCCGAGGCTCTCAAGACCGGCGTGCCCATCATCATCACGACACTCCAGAAGTTTCCGTTCGTTACGGACAAGATCGGTGACCTGCCAGAGCGGCGATACGCCGTCATCGTCGATGAAGCACACAGCAGCCAGGCGGGGGAGACGGCCGCGGAGCTGAGGGGCGTGCTCGCCGGCGCCCGGATCAGGGAACAGGCACGGCAGGAGGCCGCGGAACAGGAACTTCCCGACCACGAAGAAGAGATCATCAAGGCGATGAAGAAGCGGGGACGACAGCCGAACCTGTCGTTCTTCGGCTTCACCGCCACGCCCAAGTACAAGACGCTGGAGATGTTTGGCCAGCCCGGGCCCGATGGGAAGCCCGAGCCGTTCCATCTTTACAGCATGCGACAGGCGATCGAGGAGGGATTCATCCTCGACGTGCTTCAGAACTACACGACGTACAAGGCATACTTCAGGCTCATCAAGTCGGTCGAGGATGATCCGCATGTCGAGAAGCGCAAGGCCGCCAGAGCCCTGGCTCGCTTCATGACGCTCCATCCCCACAACATCGAGCAAAAGACCGAAGTGATGGTCGAGCACTTCTGGCAGGTCACGCGGCACAAGATCGGCGGAAAAGCCAAGGCGATGGTGGTGACGGCGTCGCGGATGGCGGCCGTACGGTACAAGCAGGCGTTCGACCGGTATATCCGTGAGAAGGGCTATCCGATCAAGACATTGGTGGCGTTCTCGGGGACGGTCGTGGATGATCTAGAGTCCGGCACAACCTACACCGAGGGCGGCATGAACACTGGCATCTCGGGCAAGGAACTTCCGGAGAAGTTCGCCACTGAAGAGTACCAACTGCTGCTGGTCGCCGAGAAGTTTCAGACGGGATTCGACCAGCCGCTGCTGCACACGATGTACGTGGACAAGAAGTTGGAGGGCGTCCATGCCGTCCAGACGCTGTCGCGATTGAACCGGACTCATCCGGGGAAAGAGGACACGTTCGTGCTGGACTTCGTGAACGACCGCGACGAGATTCTGAAGGCATTCCAGCCGTACTACGAGGCGACGTCGGTCGGCGAGCAGGCGGACCCACAACAGCTGTATGCCCTGCAAGCGGAACTGGCTGCTTTCGGCGTTTTCACTGCGGACGAGGTCGAGGCGTTCTGTCGCGTCTTCTTCAAACCGAAAGCAAATCAGAGCGCCAGTGACCACGCTCAGATGAACGCGATCCTTGATCCTGCGGTGTCCCGATTCAAGGGACTGCGGGACGAACTTCGGCCCGCGCTGCCGGAAGCCGAGTGGAAGCAGGCGAAGGAGGAAGCACAAGAGACGTTTCGCGCAAAGCTGTACGCATTCCGCAGCCTGTACGCCTTTCTCTCACAGGTCATTCCGTACCAGGACTCCGACCTCGAGAAGCTCTACGCCTATGCGCGATTCCTGATCGCCAAACTGCCCCGGCGAGGAACCGGGCCGCGCTACCACTTCGAAGACGAGGTTGCCCTCAAGTTCTACCGATTGCAGAAGATCAGTGAAGGGGCGATCCCGCTGCAGCCCGGCGCAGGAGGCGAGATCAAGGGGCCGACAGCGCTGGGTACTGGGCTGCCCCGCGATGAGGAGATCGAACTCTCCTCGCTAATCGAACTCCTGAATGAACGATTCGGAACCGACTTCAAGCCGGCGGATCAACTCTTCCTTGATTCGGTGCGGGAGGATGCGCTGGCCGACGAGACTTTGCGGCAAGCCGCCCGCGCCAACACTCTGGACAACTTCAAGTACGTATTCAGCAAGGCTCTGGAGGGGCTGTTCATCGACCGTATGGAACAGAATGAGGAAATCTTCGCGAGGTTCATGGGAGACAAAGACTTTCAGCGTCTCGTCGAGGAGCATCTCCGGCGACAGGTGTATGAGCGCGTTCGTGCCGACGACGATCAGCCTGGCCGGCTGGAAGTTGGAGCATCTCCATGA
- a CDS encoding DUF91 domain-containing protein, translated as MRIYGEGFIGRFAIGGEWRALNKREQKWKGSIVGVFPMTDVEIWSHCVPQSLVFCDLSNQNHRLRIARATASDVSLIECARKICGRLSMGGVDGEVVALERGLEEALKPSLPKLGLKLADKRIRQQFSMGVGVGRSDLICTDESDDLVVVELKRGLSSDQVVGQVLSYIGWIRENIATTSQPVKGIIVTGDYDERLRLAAKAAGIRVILVRLG; from the coding sequence ATGCGCATCTACGGCGAAGGGTTCATCGGTCGATTTGCAATCGGAGGCGAGTGGCGGGCCCTGAACAAGCGCGAGCAGAAGTGGAAAGGGTCGATCGTTGGCGTGTTCCCGATGACCGATGTTGAGATCTGGAGTCACTGCGTTCCGCAAAGCCTTGTGTTCTGCGACCTCTCAAACCAGAATCACCGACTTCGCATCGCCCGTGCTACTGCGAGCGACGTGAGCCTGATCGAGTGTGCTCGCAAGATTTGCGGCCGGTTGTCCATGGGAGGAGTCGATGGAGAGGTCGTCGCCCTTGAACGGGGCCTGGAGGAGGCTCTCAAACCGAGCCTGCCGAAGCTCGGTCTCAAACTGGCGGACAAACGGATCCGGCAGCAGTTCTCAATGGGAGTTGGGGTGGGACGAAGCGATCTGATCTGCACCGATGAATCGGATGATCTCGTGGTTGTCGAGTTGAAACGCGGCTTGTCGTCAGATCAGGTGGTCGGCCAGGTTCTCAGCTACATCGGCTGGATTCGCGAGAACATCGCCACAACGAGCCAACCCGTGAAGGGGATCATCGTGACTGGGGATTACGACGAGCGCCTCAGGCTCGCAGCGAAGGCCGCAGGTATTCGGGTCATCCTTGTGCGACTGGGCTGA
- a CDS encoding helix-turn-helix transcriptional regulator, translating to MTSPRKSFGAMVRRHRLAKKLSLRKFAEMVGVSPTYLSLVEQGKVERPPTAERVRKMAELLGENPDQWIALAGRMPDDVAEIIREAPETMPALLRAVKGMTVEELKKLTERIERQNRKDHRS from the coding sequence ATGACCTCGCCAAGGAAGTCATTCGGCGCGATGGTTCGTCGGCACCGGCTTGCCAAGAAGCTGAGTCTGCGGAAGTTCGCGGAGATGGTTGGCGTCAGCCCGACGTATCTGTCGTTGGTCGAGCAGGGCAAAGTCGAGCGCCCTCCCACGGCCGAGCGTGTGCGCAAAATGGCGGAGCTATTGGGCGAGAATCCGGATCAATGGATTGCACTGGCGGGCCGCATGCCCGACGATGTGGCGGAGATTATCCGTGAAGCGCCCGAAACCATGCCGGCACTCCTGCGCGCAGTGAAGGGGATGACGGTCGAAGAACTGAAGAAGCTGACCGAGAGGATCGAGAGGCAAAACCGAAAGGACCATCGCTCATGA
- a CDS encoding restriction endonuclease subunit S: MNRAPLASIPVEQVEWLEVVTGGRRWKPYPEYRESNIEWLGRVPVGWTIDRLKWTTAGSRNGIWGSEPDAQNDIICVRVADFDRTGFSVWIDDPTVRAVLPNERRGRVLQRGDLLIEKSGGGDLQPVGVVVQFDHDEPAVCSNFVARVLVPPAFDSRYLVYLHAHLYAGRVNTRSIKQTTGIQNLDATAYFDEGVAWPPLPEQRAIAAFLDGKTRQIDELIKKKRRLIELLHEKRTALISHAVTKGLDPAAPMKPSGIDWLGDVPVHWEVKPLKFLTSRIGSGKTPKGGAEVYVSEGVMLLRSQNVYDDGLRLDDVVFIDEETDAEMAGTRVQPGDVLLNITGASIGRAAVVPPGAPRANVNQHVCIIRPAKVSARFLHAFFCSKAVKDWIRAEENGTSREGLNFRQIGSMDLPVPPPAEQDAITRAIEQATQKADGIRRAAHDAIDRLAEYRQAMISAAVTGKIDVREEGAEA, from the coding sequence GTGAACCGCGCACCGCTGGCAAGTATTCCGGTCGAGCAGGTCGAGTGGCTGGAGGTCGTGACCGGTGGACGACGGTGGAAGCCGTATCCGGAATACCGGGAGAGCAATATCGAGTGGTTGGGACGGGTGCCGGTCGGCTGGACCATCGACCGTCTGAAATGGACGACAGCCGGCTCTCGGAACGGGATCTGGGGCAGCGAGCCGGATGCCCAGAACGACATCATCTGCGTTCGCGTCGCCGACTTCGATCGCACCGGCTTCTCGGTTTGGATCGACGATCCAACGGTGCGCGCCGTGCTGCCAAACGAGAGGCGCGGCAGGGTCCTTCAGCGGGGAGACCTTCTGATCGAGAAATCCGGCGGTGGCGACCTCCAGCCGGTGGGCGTGGTTGTTCAGTTCGACCACGATGAGCCGGCGGTCTGCTCCAACTTCGTCGCCCGGGTTCTGGTTCCGCCGGCTTTCGACTCGAGGTATCTCGTGTATCTCCACGCGCATCTGTACGCGGGGCGCGTCAACACGCGATCGATCAAGCAGACAACTGGCATTCAGAACCTTGATGCCACGGCCTACTTTGACGAAGGCGTTGCTTGGCCGCCCCTTCCCGAACAGCGGGCGATCGCGGCGTTTCTGGATGGCAAGACGCGGCAGATTGATGAACTGATCAAGAAGAAGCGGCGACTGATTGAACTGCTGCATGAGAAGCGCACCGCCCTGATTTCCCACGCCGTCACGAAGGGCCTCGACCCCGCGGCCCCGATGAAGCCCTCCGGCATCGACTGGCTGGGCGACGTGCCGGTGCACTGGGAGGTGAAGCCGCTCAAGTTTCTGACAAGTCGGATCGGGAGTGGCAAGACACCCAAGGGTGGGGCCGAGGTCTATGTCTCGGAGGGGGTAATGCTCTTGCGGAGCCAGAATGTTTACGACGACGGGCTGCGCCTCGACGATGTCGTCTTCATCGACGAAGAGACTGATGCAGAAATGGCCGGCACGCGCGTTCAACCCGGCGATGTGCTCTTGAACATCACCGGAGCGTCGATCGGGCGGGCGGCCGTCGTGCCACCTGGTGCGCCGCGCGCGAATGTAAATCAGCATGTCTGCATCATCCGCCCGGCGAAGGTCTCGGCCCGATTTCTTCACGCCTTCTTCTGCTCGAAAGCCGTGAAGGACTGGATTCGAGCTGAGGAGAACGGAACATCTCGTGAAGGACTCAACTTCCGGCAAATCGGCTCTATGGACCTACCAGTACCTCCGCCGGCTGAACAGGATGCCATCACCAGAGCGATCGAACAGGCGACGCAGAAAGCGGATGGAATCCGAAGGGCCGCACATGATGCAATCGATCGCTTGGCCGAGTATCGGCAAGCCATGATCTCCGCGGCGGTCACGGGCAAGATCGACGTGCGTGAGGAAGGGGCCGAGGCATGA
- a CDS encoding DUF669 domain-containing protein: MAHLNGFDANEVEPNANFDPIPAGKYLAIIVASEMKPTRNGKGEYLQLELDILDGPHKGRKIWDRLVIKHPSEQTVKIARGTLSSICRAVSVMAPRDSAELHNLPLVVSVGLKKREDTGELTNVVKGYAKRDSGAAPAGATAANAAGSTPPWARK, from the coding sequence ATGGCACATCTCAATGGATTTGACGCCAACGAAGTCGAACCCAACGCCAACTTCGATCCCATTCCCGCGGGCAAGTACCTGGCGATAATCGTCGCCTCGGAGATGAAACCCACCCGCAACGGCAAGGGCGAGTACCTTCAACTCGAACTGGACATCCTCGATGGCCCGCACAAGGGCCGCAAGATCTGGGATCGTCTCGTCATCAAGCACCCCAGTGAACAGACGGTCAAGATCGCCCGCGGCACCTTGTCATCAATCTGTCGCGCCGTGAGCGTGATGGCGCCGCGCGACTCGGCCGAACTGCACAACCTGCCACTCGTTGTGAGTGTCGGTCTCAAGAAGCGCGAGGACACCGGCGAACTCACGAATGTCGTGAAGGGTTACGCGAAGCGCGACTCCGGTGCAGCACCAGCAGGCGCAACCGCCGCCAATGCGGCCGGCAGCACCCCTCCCTGGGCGAGGAAATGA